Proteins from a genomic interval of Sphingobacterium sp. SYP-B4668:
- a CDS encoding ABC transporter ATP-binding protein: MAEHPLIEITDIGRKYIIGSETIHALKSVSLHINKGEFVALMGPSGSGKSTLMNILGCLDTPSKGDYILNGINVSQMSDDELAEVRNKEIGFVFQTFNLLPKSTALENVALPLIYAGKSKKVRDEKALATLTSVGLEHRTDHKPNELSGGQRQRVAVARALINDPSIILADEPTGNLDTKTSIEIMGLLEDIHSKGNTIILVTHEEDIAQHAHRIVRMRDGLIEDDYPNTDVKSVSPRMSALKERGDDFEKM; the protein is encoded by the coding sequence ATGGCGGAGCATCCACTGATTGAAATAACAGATATCGGCAGAAAATATATTATAGGATCTGAGACTATACATGCGCTCAAATCAGTTTCTCTACATATCAACAAAGGAGAATTTGTTGCGTTGATGGGTCCTTCAGGCTCTGGCAAATCTACGTTAATGAACATATTGGGATGTTTGGACACTCCTTCAAAAGGTGACTACATTCTCAACGGTATCAATGTAAGCCAGATGTCGGATGACGAGCTTGCGGAAGTCAGGAATAAAGAAATTGGATTCGTATTCCAAACATTCAATCTATTGCCTAAATCTACTGCATTAGAGAATGTAGCGCTTCCGTTGATATACGCCGGCAAGTCCAAAAAAGTAAGGGACGAGAAAGCACTGGCGACACTCACCAGCGTAGGATTGGAGCACCGTACCGACCACAAGCCTAACGAGTTGTCCGGTGGACAGCGGCAACGTGTAGCCGTTGCACGTGCATTGATCAACGACCCGTCGATTATACTAGCGGATGAGCCTACCGGTAATCTGGACACCAAGACGTCTATTGAAATTATGGGGCTCTTAGAAGACATCCACTCTAAAGGCAATACGATTATACTTGTTACGCACGAAGAGGATATAGCTCAACATGCACATCGCATCGTCAGAATGCGAGATGGTTTAATCGAAGATGATTATCCAAATACCGATGTAAAATCGGTCTCACCACGAATGTCTGCACTGAAAGAAAGAGGAGACGATTTTGAAAAAATGTGA
- a CDS encoding lysophospholipid acyltransferase family protein — MIRIFRKIHRICYLTSVFLFFIIFFPFLLFLCKRPEKYYNQIAFCRKWISILGAYTVGIRFQVRHEVPIDWSQPYVLCANHTSILDITAITHLCKQPFSFLGKVELLKNPVTRIFFKSIDITVDRKSRISAFKAFKRANELLVAGRSVVVFPEGKIDDGYPPQLHEFKSGPFRMAIQNNIPIIPIIIHNAWDVLWDSGLTFGSRPGIVQSTILAPISTDGYTDENSGELQLLIYEKMKTHWETNKIS; from the coding sequence ATGATCAGGATATTCAGAAAAATCCATCGGATATGCTATTTGACATCCGTGTTTCTATTTTTCATTATATTTTTCCCTTTCCTATTATTTCTGTGTAAACGGCCTGAGAAATATTATAATCAGATTGCCTTTTGTCGAAAATGGATTAGCATTTTAGGGGCTTATACGGTAGGAATACGCTTTCAAGTCCGTCATGAAGTGCCTATCGATTGGTCCCAACCGTATGTGCTATGTGCCAATCACACCTCAATTTTGGATATTACCGCCATTACCCATCTTTGTAAGCAACCCTTTTCTTTTCTAGGTAAGGTAGAGCTTCTAAAAAATCCAGTAACGCGCATCTTCTTCAAAAGTATTGACATTACTGTGGACCGAAAAAGCAGGATATCAGCCTTCAAGGCGTTCAAAAGAGCGAACGAATTGCTCGTTGCTGGACGATCTGTAGTTGTGTTTCCTGAAGGTAAAATAGATGATGGTTACCCGCCACAACTTCACGAATTCAAGTCAGGTCCTTTTAGGATGGCTATACAAAATAATATCCCCATCATCCCTATTATTATCCATAATGCCTGGGACGTTCTTTGGGACAGTGGACTTACATTCGGCTCGCGGCCGGGTATAGTCCAATCTACAATCCTCGCCCCCATTTCTACAGATGGATACACGGATGAGAATTCAGGTGAACTGCAATTGCTGATTTACGAAAAAATGAAAACCCATTGGGAAACAAATAAAATATCGTAA
- a CDS encoding dipeptidase has protein sequence MQNIKEYVEANKQRFLDELFDLLRLPSVSADPKFKGDIEKTAEFVAQKLREAGADNVEVCPTAGYPIVYGEKIIDPSLPTVLTYGHYDVQPADPYELWDTPPFEPTVRDGKIYARGSADDKGQFYMHVKAFEYMMKNNTLPCNIKFMIEGEEEVGSKNLGTFVKENKDKLAADVIVISDTSMISMQQPSLETGLRGLSYVEVEVTGPNRDLHSGVYGGAVGNPATILSKLIASLHDENNHIAIPGFYDDVVELSEEERKALNQAPFEIEEYKKDLGIAEVWGEKGFTTIERTGIRPTLEVNGIWGGYIGEGAKTVLPSKAFAKISMRLVPNQNSERITNLFKKHFESIAPAYVKVEVKPHHGGEPVVTPTDSAAYQAAEKALEETFGIKPIPTRGGGSIPIVALFEDVLGIKTVLLGFGLDSDNLHSPNEKYGIENYLMGISTIPLFHKYYAELSK, from the coding sequence ATGCAAAATATCAAAGAATATGTGGAGGCAAACAAACAACGCTTTTTAGATGAGTTGTTTGATTTGCTTAGACTTCCCTCTGTGAGTGCAGACCCTAAATTTAAAGGGGATATCGAAAAAACGGCTGAATTTGTAGCTCAGAAATTGCGCGAAGCGGGCGCTGACAATGTGGAAGTATGTCCCACTGCAGGTTACCCTATTGTATATGGCGAGAAAATCATTGACCCATCTTTACCTACAGTATTGACATATGGCCACTATGATGTGCAGCCAGCAGATCCATATGAACTTTGGGATACCCCTCCGTTCGAACCAACTGTAAGAGATGGTAAAATATATGCAAGGGGATCTGCAGATGATAAGGGCCAGTTTTACATGCATGTCAAAGCATTTGAATACATGATGAAGAATAATACTTTGCCTTGTAATATCAAGTTTATGATTGAAGGTGAGGAAGAGGTTGGTTCAAAAAATCTGGGTACTTTCGTCAAAGAAAACAAGGATAAGCTAGCTGCTGATGTCATTGTTATTTCTGACACCTCCATGATCAGCATGCAACAACCTTCTTTAGAAACTGGCCTTAGAGGTCTTTCCTATGTAGAAGTTGAGGTCACAGGCCCTAACAGAGACCTTCATTCTGGGGTATATGGAGGAGCTGTTGGCAATCCGGCTACAATCTTATCCAAACTGATTGCTTCGCTACATGACGAAAACAATCATATTGCAATCCCAGGATTCTATGATGATGTCGTTGAGCTATCCGAGGAAGAACGTAAAGCCTTAAATCAAGCTCCTTTTGAAATCGAAGAATATAAAAAAGATTTGGGCATAGCGGAAGTGTGGGGTGAAAAAGGATTCACGACTATCGAACGCACCGGAATCCGGCCGACATTGGAGGTAAACGGTATCTGGGGTGGATATATTGGGGAAGGTGCCAAAACCGTGCTTCCATCAAAAGCCTTTGCAAAAATCTCGATGCGATTAGTTCCTAATCAAAACTCCGAAAGAATCACAAACTTGTTCAAAAAACACTTTGAGTCGATAGCTCCAGCATACGTTAAAGTTGAGGTCAAACCTCATCATGGAGGAGAGCCCGTAGTAACTCCAACGGACAGCGCGGCCTATCAAGCGGCTGAAAAAGCGCTGGAAGAGACATTTGGCATTAAACCTATCCCAACTAGAGGTGGTGGCTCTATCCCTATCGTTGCATTATTTGAAGATGTGTTGGGGATAAAAACTGTATTGTTGGGATTTGGATTGGACAGTGATAATCTTCACTCACCAAATGAGAAATATGGTATTGAGAACTATCTCATGGGAATTTCGACGATTCCGTTGTTCCATAAGTATTATGCGGAACTAAGTAAATAG
- a CDS encoding outer membrane beta-barrel protein, which produces MRRFLFAFSVLLLCSVPSNSLFAQKKFSGVVQDEKDKLKLENATIMLLQASDSIVVDFARSDKDGRFSIQLPDTGTYLIISSYPKYGDFYSVIDTKNDYSTFNIEMSTKAQLLEEAIVIGRIPIVVKGDTTEYDAGSFTVEKNAKVEDLLKVLPGISVDASGKITAQGKTVEKVLVDGEEFFGNDPKLVTRNIRSDMVDKVQVYDKKSEDAERTGVDDGQKVKTINVKLKEDKKNGIFGKALAGGGTDDYYMGQLMFNKFKGSQKIAAFGLFGNNASTSLSWQDYEKYGESDNVSYSDDGGQMYSFGGGGDDFSGEGVIGRPKAINSGLMFSDKTKDGKHKLNLSYKYGKIEHDGTESTFSQNNLQDGVQYTNANRDIAADKDRQKFNLKYDLQFDSLTSLMITGNASRDNIWNSMSNNSTTLDRNLDSLNTSRSIDISDRKVESLNARALFTRKFLKKGRSITLGLSINNNESDGVGTLYSNTTIFENNPLKSPIIVDQQKKNEQQSTTKGGSLSYTEPLTSELNLTLNYSLTRNDNSSLSKSFNKNEGTGDYDILDPIFSNDYDFNRTSNGYRVALNLNNDKIWANLTNNLNNDRLHQQNNSNSDKLTRSFLTYNPSLSMSYKLSSASNIYFNYSGRNQLPSLSQIQPLRNNQDPINEYLGNENLKPSFTNSFNVNYNSSKLLTGSYRYIGGYFQFNKNALIQNIDSENGLNKFKWDNLKDHTNFSWNVWGGYSFKLSKKLNISNGPRVSINSNKNFNTVNEDLNEINSTNYTFGYNFSRSTTKGLDFNLMFSPGYQQMTSSLQPDQRNNGFIFNSNGSVSYYLPTKIKFYVDYNYVYQAGTDAMPDNFEQFLVHPGISKKFLKNESLALDFVVNDLFNKNTGFSRSVSNTFFTERRSDTIRRYYMLKVSWDFTKMFVN; this is translated from the coding sequence ATGAGGCGATTTTTATTCGCGTTTTCAGTCCTATTATTATGTTCCGTGCCAAGCAATTCACTATTCGCCCAAAAGAAGTTTTCTGGAGTGGTGCAAGATGAAAAAGATAAGCTAAAGCTGGAAAACGCTACAATCATGCTCCTACAGGCGAGTGATTCTATAGTGGTCGATTTTGCTAGGTCCGACAAAGATGGGAGATTTTCCATCCAACTCCCTGACACCGGTACCTATTTGATTATCTCCAGTTATCCTAAGTATGGAGATTTTTACAGCGTTATTGATACCAAAAATGATTATTCCACTTTCAATATTGAAATGAGTACAAAGGCTCAGTTGTTGGAAGAAGCGATCGTCATTGGACGAATCCCTATTGTGGTAAAAGGAGATACCACCGAATACGATGCCGGAAGCTTTACCGTCGAAAAAAATGCTAAAGTAGAAGATTTGCTCAAAGTACTCCCTGGTATATCGGTAGATGCATCGGGTAAGATTACGGCGCAAGGAAAGACCGTAGAAAAGGTTTTGGTAGATGGGGAAGAGTTCTTTGGTAACGACCCAAAGCTTGTCACACGGAATATCCGCTCTGATATGGTAGACAAAGTACAGGTATATGACAAAAAATCTGAAGATGCCGAACGAACAGGAGTCGATGATGGACAAAAGGTAAAAACCATTAATGTCAAACTGAAAGAAGATAAAAAGAATGGGATTTTTGGAAAGGCTTTGGCAGGCGGAGGGACAGACGATTATTACATGGGACAGCTGATGTTCAATAAATTTAAAGGGTCTCAAAAAATAGCTGCTTTTGGTCTTTTTGGCAACAATGCAAGTACCAGTCTGTCATGGCAAGATTATGAAAAATACGGGGAGAGTGACAACGTATCCTACTCTGATGATGGCGGACAGATGTATTCCTTCGGTGGGGGCGGTGACGATTTTTCGGGAGAGGGAGTCATTGGACGACCTAAGGCTATTAACTCCGGGCTCATGTTCTCTGATAAGACCAAGGATGGAAAACATAAGCTAAATCTTAGCTATAAATATGGTAAGATTGAACATGATGGGACCGAGTCCACCTTTAGTCAGAACAACTTGCAAGATGGGGTACAGTACACAAATGCCAATAGGGATATAGCTGCAGATAAAGACAGGCAAAAATTTAACCTTAAATATGATCTGCAATTTGACTCCTTGACGAGTTTAATGATTACAGGAAATGCTTCACGGGACAATATTTGGAACAGTATGTCCAATAATTCTACGACGTTAGATCGAAACTTAGATTCGCTCAATACCAGTAGATCCATTGATATTAGCGATCGTAAGGTCGAAAGTCTCAACGCAAGGGCATTGTTCACACGAAAGTTTCTAAAGAAGGGAAGGTCCATCACACTTGGGCTTAGCATCAATAACAACGAAAGCGATGGGGTAGGTACATTGTATTCCAATACGACAATATTCGAGAATAACCCCCTAAAGAGCCCAATCATTGTGGATCAACAGAAAAAGAATGAACAGCAATCCACCACAAAAGGAGGTAGTCTTTCCTATACCGAACCCCTAACGAGCGAATTGAACTTGACATTGAATTATAGCTTGACACGAAATGATAATTCCTCATTGTCGAAATCTTTCAATAAGAATGAAGGCACAGGAGATTATGATATCTTGGATCCCATCTTTAGTAATGACTACGATTTTAATAGAACGAGCAATGGTTATCGAGTAGCGTTGAACCTAAACAATGATAAAATTTGGGCCAATCTCACCAATAATTTAAACAACGATCGGTTGCACCAACAGAACAACTCGAACTCGGATAAGTTGACGCGTTCATTTTTGACATACAATCCTTCATTGTCGATGTCCTATAAATTGAGTAGTGCCTCCAATATCTATTTTAACTACAGCGGGCGGAATCAATTACCTTCGCTTAGTCAAATACAACCTTTGCGAAATAATCAAGACCCTATAAACGAGTATCTCGGTAATGAAAATCTTAAGCCTTCGTTTACCAATAGCTTCAATGTCAATTATAATTCATCAAAGTTGCTCACAGGGTCTTATAGATATATAGGGGGATATTTTCAATTTAATAAGAACGCATTGATTCAAAATATAGATAGTGAGAATGGACTTAACAAGTTTAAATGGGACAATTTGAAGGACCATACCAATTTTTCGTGGAACGTGTGGGGAGGGTATTCGTTTAAACTGAGCAAAAAACTCAACATTTCTAACGGACCTCGGGTTTCGATAAATAGTAACAAAAACTTTAATACGGTTAATGAAGATCTCAATGAGATCAACAGCACAAATTATACTTTTGGATACAATTTTTCAAGGAGCACTACTAAGGGGCTTGATTTCAATTTGATGTTCTCCCCAGGATATCAGCAGATGACATCGAGTTTACAACCCGATCAACGTAATAATGGCTTTATCTTCAATAGTAACGGGTCTGTTTCGTACTATCTACCGACAAAAATTAAATTCTATGTGGATTACAATTATGTGTACCAAGCGGGGACAGATGCAATGCCCGATAATTTCGAGCAATTTTTGGTGCATCCGGGTATTAGTAAGAAATTCCTGAAAAACGAATCCCTAGCACTCGATTTTGTGGTTAATGACCTTTTCAATAAAAATACGGGATTCAGTAGGTCCGTTAGCAATACTTTCTTTACCGAAAGAAGGTCGGATACCATCCGAAGGTACTATATGCTAAAGGTATCTTGGGATTTTACTAAAATGTTTGTTAATTAA